AGGACCGGGCTCAGAGCCAGCGTCATTTCGGATGGGAGCGACAAGCGTAAACCAATAGCCTGCTGGCGGCAGAGACTAGGTCAAGAGCTTTGGATTCTTCCTAAGTGCTGTTAAAGGTATATTTTTGGTTACAAATTTCTGATTAAACTATTTCTACTTGATACCATCTGTGACGTTTAACTTGATTTCTTCACTTTTTATTGATGCTGAGGGTGTTTTAACAAGGCTGACCTACTTATGAATTTTTACCTTTAAGTGTGTTTGTATGCGTTGGGCGATTTCAAGCAGGTCCGCAGACTGTAAGGCCTCGATCTCAAGCATCAACAGCGACAACGCGAGCACCGAAGGCTAAAAAGAGAAACAATTCATCAGAATACAAGCTTGCATAGAATCTTCAAGAATCTCTTGTGTTTATTTAAGTTACTCTTACTTTTGCTTTGGAGAAAACAATTCTGCATAGGCAGGCTTTCAGCTGGGCTTCCAGTTTGTCAAGATTTAGGACAGCttttctgaaaagaaaaaaacaaattggTGCATTAGAGAGATTTGGTTATTTAACAGTCTAGAGGAGATGATCTAGTTTCTAAAAGCTGACTGCTGTCACTGTGACCAATATACAACCTTTACAAGTCAACATTTCAAATATCGAGCTTCCATGTTAACAGTTTATCTGGCTCTGAGTCTGAAGTTTGATAATGCCAATCGTTCTTACCTGTTGGACGTGTGCGAAAGTGCAATGGCGTGGTACAAATGCAGGAAGGTTAAGGCTGTGACGGCTTTTAACTGGAAGTTGAGCTTCTCCGAAATGATCTTCTCCATTCGGCTGAGGTCTGAGACGGTGAACTTGCACTGGCTGATGCGAATGAGCTCGTGGCTGGACGAAACATTGCACTCATCTTCAGTCACTCGGGCGGCGATATGAAGGCAACCGATGCTGATGCAGGCTAAATACTTGGGTTGAACCTTCAGGGAAAACAAGAGATCTGTTATAACATGTTTTAATCTTAATCAGATGGGGAATGATTTATAACTAATTGATTACCTTCATCATAGCTATAAACCTGTCCAGCAGGTTAACGGCTAGGACGAAGGTCTGAGTGCTGTAGCCGAAGAAACTGGTCAAGCTCCAGAGATCTTCCACTCGAGTGTCTCGACATTTAGCTGAAACTCCAGTACCGTTCTGTGGATGAGGACAAATAAGTTGCAGTTAAGGTTATAAATTTTTTTACAGTATCCATTGTATACAGTGCAGATTTTTAGAACTGTTATGTTCTCAAATAAAGTTTGTGTACACtaccagttcaaaagtttttaaacggtcaccaagcctgcatttatttgaaaaaagcaAAATTATTGTGAAAGCAGTATTATTGTGAAACacttctactatttaaaatagctgctttcaaTTTGATTGatgaaatgtaatgtattccagtgatttcaaagctaaattttcaacatcattactccagtcttgtcaCATTttttgatgctaaaaattcagcattgaaatcacaggaataaattaaattttttaatatattcaaattaaaagcagttattttaaatagtaaaactgtttCCAAATTTTACAGTTCTGCTAgactttggtgagcagaagacacttctttaaaagaaGTTCACACAACTAACGTTAGTTTAAGTTACCTCTTGTGTGGATTCGATTAAACTGAGTCCCGTTTCCTTCGGCAAATAATGAACCTCCTGGTCCAAATTGCTTTTCAGCTCCTTCATCAGTTTGAAGGCCTCCATATTTGCAGTTTATTTCGGTTTCGAGTCGTCAAAACACCTTTAAATAGGCATAAAAAACAAAGTTAAGTAAATTCTGTTCACCCAGGGCGGTGGGTCAAGGTTTTGCCCAGCCCCCTCAGCTCAGCTGAGCCTCGGTGTCGGGTTTCGGTGGTTAACGCCTTCTTGCAGGACATCCAAACAAATAAATCAGACGCTTTCCGACTGAGGTGGACAAATAAATGTGAAATGGTTCTTTTTAAAACGATTTGAACTAAATAGGATTAAAACGGGATCGAAAGTGAATATCTTCCAGTAGAGTCCAGTTGATCCCTCAGCTGGAAAATACCTCGAACTGAGGGGGAGGGGTTTAAATCTTCTGTACAGTTTGTTTTCGACATTAAATTATGTTCGACCTGTTTCTCTGTTACAATAAGTTAAATCTggagctgttatattaaactggTCCGTCTTTTTGACTCAAATTATAACACGGAAACTGACTTCGAATTAGAAATGTAACATTACTGCCTGAAAGTAAACATCAAAGACGATCAAAATAACAAGGGATACGATCCTTCCACTAAAATAACGTTGAATCTGTCCTTTTTATTAGTGACATAACGTCACTAATGCACAAATGATCGATAAATGTTATGAAACTAAACATACAgattatttaaatttgaaatctAACGTCCATAAATACCAGCATAACCAAAGATCAAGCCCGTTTTCAGGCAAAAAAAGAAATACGAGCATAACATTAAAACAGTGACAATATATCTAAACAGATATTTAAAACGTAAACAAACATCTTACAGAAGGTTATCAAAGATAAATAAAGTACCTTACCAGAAGATGTTAAAAGGACATTATTGTGTTTGTGTATCCGAGAAATCTTTCGTCTGTTTTCTGCTTCTCTTTCCTTTTGTTGATGTTGAATGAAGCTCCTCCCCCTGGGCCTGTCACGTAGGAAACGTAAGGCTTTGTGTTTAGCTATATTTGTGCGTTTTAGAACGCTCGCTTTTATAATTTGTGTGTTTAATAAAGGTTATTTGATGTTTTGTTATAATTATAACATGTGTGGTTTAAATATCGAATGTTTTTAAACACACAAGCGTCGTTTTAAATCGCCCTGTGCTTTAATATATTGACAGTCCGGCGGGCCAATAGGATTGCTTGCAGATGTAGCGTTCAAAAAGTCCGCCCAAAATTCTCGATTTTCATTGGCTGCTGGTTTACATGTAGACGTCGACGATTGGCTAGCGAGTCGAGAGCTCGCCCTTGTTTCTGAATGGTTGTTGCTGGGTTTTGTTGTGACAGGGTTGCCAGGGGGGTAGAAAATGTAGTACAAATGCATTCCTTTCTCAAATGTTGAGTTTGTGATAACagtttctgtgtttttctgttatactttcttttttttgtttaatatatgaccctgcaccacaaaaccaaaaaagagAGATTTAAACAgtagctttacattgatgtatggtttgttaggataagacaacatTTGGATAAGATGCAACTACttcaaaatctgagggtgcaaaaaaaacaaaatattgagaaaatcacctttaacgttgtccaaatgaagttcttagcaatgcatattactaatcaaaaattaagtttatatgtttacggtaggaaatgtacaaaatgtcttcacggagcatgatctttacttaatattctaatgatctcagtaagaaaaatttataattttgacccatacagtgtatatttctggctattgctacaaatatacccattaaGATTGCTTTTATGGTCCATTTAGTACATTTAAGAAGAAAATGTGACtctttttagcatgttgctaggcgGTTATTTGGGTGCTCTGTAGGGGTGGTTGTCTATTGTCTCAAATCCCCACAGTTTCATAATATTTTGGTCTTGTCTATGGTATTTTTACCTGTTTTAATATACTGTTGGTGAAAACCTGAAATACTATGTCTGAAAAAAACCTAAGCATAAGTAAGAACACTTGCAAAACTAGTAACCggttaaaaatacagtacaaaagtCCATCATATTTGGATATGGTGCCATATTTTTTTTGAACAGGACTATGGTAATACCATAATGTTCGTTTAAACAGGCATACCTTAGAGTGACGGCTAAATATGGGATATAATTTAGTGGTTATAGATACCATAATGACAGAATCACTATACTTATGATATCACTCCAGTATCTTTTTACTTGTGAAATTGTAAAAGAATCCATGCATGTGACCTTGGACCAgaaaaccagttataaggttaCATTCTATTAAAATtcagatttacacatcatctgaaacaatgaataagctttcttttgatatATGGTTTaagagagtgcaaaaaaaaaaatcaaaatattgagaaaatcgcctttaaagttgtccaaatgaagttcttagtaatgcattttactattaaaaattaagttttgatgtatttaggATAGAACATTTAttaaatgatctttacttaatatcataatgatttttggcctaaaagaaaagtCTATaattttggttattgctacaaatatactaatgtgctacttaagaatgatttgtgctccagagtcacatttatttaacaataaGTATGTAaccttttagcttaatattataGCATTTGTATGTAGCGAGTCTGATTCAtttgttatattaaaattaaGTATGAGAGGTGAGAATACCTGAGGTCAGAGATATAGGACTATCAGTCACATAGAATTGAATAAAATATCGGATTTTATGTTTAAGCTTTCTTCCTAAAGCTTAATATCTTAACATATATGTTAAAGGTATGATAATAAATTCATTCAGATATTTCAACCCTTTAATATCTCATTCGTACGatgttttatgtatttgtgtCATCTTGAGACTGAAAAGGATTGCGAATGAAAGTAGTCCCCCTACTACAGAACTAGTTACGCTCGCAAATCCATTCGCCAGAGAAAGTAGTTCCATTATGACAGTTACCAAATTCACTAAATGAAACCTCTGACTATATCTACATTTAAATGTTGCGTTTAACAGTTTAATATATatctttatttgtatatttatttatttatttatttataagaaaACGTTCTCGGTGTTTTTGTCTGTGTGCGGTGACGAGGTCGGCGGAAGGTGGTTCTTCCCTTCTCAGTCTCCTCCTCGGAAGTAGACGTCCGTGTCTATATTccgttcattttatttttaatatcagTTTGGAAGGATcccttttaattttttaaaacccCATCCAATTTCATGGCAAACATGGAGGCGAAGCTGGACGCTTAAAAAGATGACGGAATCCGATCTGCTCCTTTATTTTACCTCAGTTTAATGGACCGGATGATCTGCGTTTCCCACAACCTTGCAGGGGAGGTACGAATCTAACCATTTACGAGCTTTAAAAGACCGATTTACCGATTTAACCTCATTAAACCTGGTTCAAtagatataaatatacacacGAAGTACTATTTTGTCTTCTTGGTGGAGCTAGGTGTGTGGGATTCCGTGTATGATGATCTGTTGCTGTGTAGCTAGTCAGCTAATACGAACCAAATGTAAACTGCGTCAACACACTGTCAACATTTCATATTGAGATGATAATAAGGATTTTGCCGTGTTTAATGTCATTGTTTACAATAAACAATATTGATGTTATTCCTTTATACACCCAATTTCACCTATATAGCATGAATAGGATGCTGAATCACCTAATATGCTTAATGAACATGACAGGTAAACTCATCATCAGGTCAGAGCCGATTCTTCAAATGTGTGTTTTTATCCTTTAATGTTTTTGATGTGAAGTTTATTTgttgaataaaaaatattgaatacAATGATCGTTTAAATCATAACCAGTAACGGTAAGAATGTCAAtgcattatatatgtatatacaataaataagtgtgtgtatgtttatgattattaaatttatataatattaaatatatataaaatacatatttacaatattttattaatattttattgtagcatataattatatatattaaattaatatataaacacaTTGCAATAAatattagttatatatatatatatatatatatatatatatatattacattttaatattttattaatattttatatattaaagtgtgtatatatgtatatataaattatttaatttatttatatataatttcatattacaATATTAGTTGTTTATATAACAactatataatgtataatatatgtattttatttattatatgtagttatatataaaacattgaaatataatatattaaaaagttatataaaatatatattattttattactattttgttATAGaagataaattatatatatatatacaacataTATTGCAGTAATGTGTCTATATAAATATGtaacatttatataattttatagcatatatataatataatttatatttatattataatattttatattatatatatcaaCATATATTGCAATAATAGTTATTTCTATAAATCTGTATTTTatacatataattatatattaaatatttaaatataatataatgtaaatatttaagttacgttatgtaaaatatattaacattttattactatattatatgtatttttatataaataatgaaaAGTTAAGTTTTATATAAtatgttaatatttaatatttcataaatacaatatttatatatatatatatatatatatatataaattaaagcGGTTTGGACAAAATACTACTAATGAACATAGTTACATTTATTTAAGTAAAAGGAAAACTGTAAAGAAAAATAGACTGTATAATAAAACAAATTCCCACTACAGCTCAGACTTGCCTTGTAATTTAAGACACGTTATATATTTTTGAGATGTTttgtgtgttctgctctcaggtaGCTGTATCCAGTGGGGAGGTAGGCTTTTCCAGGGTTCGTGATGAAGTTCACCCTGCCCCTGGAAAGCCGGAAACTGTCATCTCTTTTAGAGAAGGCAGTTTCTAGGGAAGCCAAACTATGGAAGGTTTACGTGCCAAAGAAACCTACCAACCTGGTGAGTCTGTCAGCTGAAAGCTCTGGTTTGTTTGGTATAACAGCAATGTTTGCATTGTGGGAGGCAGATAGTTATGCAGATATAATAAGGTAGTTTCTGTGGAAGTCCATTGTGAATATGTGAATGAATATGTTGCAATGTACTGTCATCATCATTAGCTTTAACAAAAGGAAGAACAACAGCAATAAGTGTACATATTAGGGTAGTAattaatgttaaaatgcattaatattcTAAATTATTATCTGTGCATCTGAATCGACTTGAGTTGACAATAAAAAGGAGTTTGATTTGAGACATTTCAGATCAGATTAATGCATATGTAGATGTGTATGTTGTGTATCTGATTCAATGCGTTTTTATTAATCAGGATACAGATATTTCCCCTGAAAAGCGTGATGAGGCCGTCCGGTGGTTGAGGGATGTTCATTCCCAGCTGAAGCTCTATCCAGAGACCCTCTGCCTGGCCATCGGCATCCTGGATCGCTTCCTCTCTGCCATAAaggtaatgtttaaaaaaaacaacgaaACAAAAATGTCTGACCGGTCAAGGTCTTCTGCCCCAGTCAATGATTGTGGGTTTATGACGTTTTCCATTATCCAGCTGTCCATAAAAGGTTTTAGCCGTGTGTTGGCCGGCTTAATTGCAGCCCATGATGGGTGCTTCACATAATAGCtcctatttttaaaaataattaaaaaaatactctgTCATTCTCTTCCACATTTCACTTCTGTCCGAGCTTGTGTACTAGTTTAGCCTTTGCATTATAAACTGCATATGATAatcatttgtaagttgctttggttAAAAAAAGCACTAAATGCATACATTTATAAGGGTCTACATTTATGcaatttcaattttttaaatgcataaatgaatGCGTAACATGCACAAActtaaatgcataattttaaaTGCATTCAAAATGCACAAATTTAAATGCATAATATGTACAAACTTAAATGCATCAGTTTAAATGCATAATATGCACAAACTTAAATGCAAAAATTTAAATGCATACAAAATCACAAATTAAAATGCATAACATGCACAAATTTAAATGCGTAACATGTACActtttaaatgcataaattaatgcatttttatgCGTTTAAATTTATACATTTAAGTTTGTGCATGTTATGCattcatttatgcatttaaatGTAAGCATTAAAATTGGAGCATGTTATGCATTTGAAGTTATGAATTTAAGTTTGTGCATGTTAtgcattatttttgcatttaaatttgTGTTATGCATTGAAATGTTATGCATTGCTTTTAAATGTGTCCATGTTATGTATTTTTATGCATTTGGATTTGTGCATGTTATGCATTGTAATTTACACATTTAACATAATAATTTTGGTATAATTTTGACCTCATTTTATTTTGTGCGTAGTGAACATTATTTTGTTCTATTATAGAACTTTGGCTGAAATGTAATAGTAAGCTTTACAGAAAGTTAGGTCACTATTTAGCTGAGCTGTTTCATTATACAACATTTATTCTCCCTGCCATTTTCTTCTAACACATCAGAAGGATTGCAAAGACAATTCtagaatgttttttgtttttagagagagagagagagaaagtgaaacTGCACTGTGATGTATTTTTAGATGCGAATACATGGCTGTCATTGCAGATCTGATTAGTTCTTGTTTGGCATTTAAATGAACAGGAAATACCCAGGAAATGCATGTGCATGTGTGAGAAACATTTGCCATTTGCCGTTGTGGCATAAAAGTGCACGAGATGCAGTATTGCATTACCATTATTGAtcaatctctctctctgtctcattTTCAGGCCCGTCCAAAGTACCTGCGCTGCATCGCTATCTCTTGTTTCTTCTTGGCTGCTAAGACCAGTGAGGAAGATGAGGTGAATGAAGTATTAATGCTGATCATTTGTAAACAATGCATGTCTGTTATTCTTAGAGACAACAGCAGAGCTGATTTATAGTCAACGTGGGTCATGGCTGGGCTGGATGTTTTGGCTTCTTTTTTACTTATGTAGCAAAAGTCAAAATCTCTTGTGGGAAACCGTGACCCTGGATGGAACATCTCTGACGTCTCAAGTCTAAAATCAGCCCCGCTTTGATGTGCCTTTAGTAAAAAAGTGTCTTTACTTGGGCTAAAGAATGACAAAACAATGACAAAGCAACAACAGACAGTGATAAATTAAATGTAGAAATATAACGACTGAGATTTCTGTACTGGCTTCTACTTAAAACGCCACAGTTTGGACTAATATTTAATCTGATTATTTCCTGGCAGCCGTTTAAAGTCATTTCTGACTGGGGCTGACCATGTGATTTGTCTTAAAATTGTTGTAGCAATTATTGTGATTTAGTTTTGCTGTTATTTAACTATTAGATGTCAGATTAGATTCGATTTTGTGGATGTTGCTGCCTGCTGcctgtttatttaaaatcaagtcaAACCAAATTGTGTTTCATTTTGCACAGTGCACATTGTTTTAAAGTAACTTGCAATAAATCAAGCAACTATTATGCTAACAATTTTTGAACAGATAGTTGTAAAATAGTCTCGTctgtttaccaagcctgcatttatttgatccaaagtacagaagtatttttttttaaattatgactatttaaaataactgttttctatttgaatatattttaatattgaatatttttttcctgtgatcaaagctacattttcagcaacattactccagttttcagtgtcacataatccttcagaaatcattctaatatgctgatttgctgctcaataatacatttttttattattattatcatcaatatttaaacggttcatttatttttgttttcagtattccttgatgaatagaaatatccaaggATCAGTATTggagtattattttatttagatatGTGTTTTGGTAAAGAAATAATAGATATTACTATGTtgatttagcaaagatgctttaaatcgatcaaaagtgataaagacatttataatgtcacaaaagatttctatgtcagataaatgaatcaaatcacaatattaaaatgatttctgaaggatcatgtgatgagtTATGatgttaaaaatcattttaaatgcattGAAATAGAATATGGttgaaatggtaaaaatatttttaaatattactgttttttcctcttttttgaatcaaattaatgcatgctttgtgagcagaaaagacttctttacaaaacataaaaaatatttccgTTCAcaaatttttgactggtagtgtagttcatGATTTGTGATGATACAAGCAATTAAACTAATGAAATTTGCTATATAGTATACATCACCCTATGCGAGTATAtactgtgtgtatgtatatactaCATGCTTGTATGTCTAACCAAATATAATCCATGTTTTGCAGCGTATCCCATCTCTGAGAGCGCTGGCGTCCAGCAGCAAGTGTGGCTGTTCTCCGTCGGAGATCTTGCGGATGGAGAGGATTGTTCTGGATAAGCTGAACTGGGACCTGCACTCCGCCACAGCACTGGACTTCCTTTACATCGTGAGTGCacttcctctctctctcacacacacacacaaactttggAGCTCTATGTACAGACAATGAACTCTGCTTTCACATATCTAGTGCTTTCTGACAGTTAGTGTAATAGTATGGAGATCTGACtaatagcacacatacatctccaAGATTATTAAAAGAAGTCTTAAAAAGCTGATAATTTCCTGTCAAATAGAAAACGTCTTACAGACATAGTGCAGATGAAGAAAGATACTCTTTGGCTGTGAAAATTAGATGCTGCTACTCGTAAGAGAAATGAATTCTCTTGTGGGTGTTGAGGAAGGATCCTCATTGCTGGCATATTGAGGTTGCTGTTAATAGCCTGCTACTCCATCTGGGTGCTGAAGGGCTGCCAATTCATCCGATTAAATGCTGAGATCCAAAAATGTTGATTTTTATTCATCTCTCTGTAGTTCCATGCAATGGTTCTGAGCTGTAAGTCCGGGCGGCTGAACATGGCGTTGTCGGGTCTGAACCCATCACAGCACGTGGCTCTGCTCACCCAGCAGCTCTTCCACTGTCTGGCCCACAATGCACTGCTGCAGGTGCGCGGCTCTCTGCTGTCCCTCGGCCTCATCACGCTGGAGCTGGAGAAACTTTGTCCTGATTGGCTTGCTCTCACTGTCGACCTGCTGCATAGACTACAGGTGAGAACGGATGATGCTCCGTGGCTCTGAACTAGTCTTGAAATGATTTCAGTGTTCATCTGGGACATGAGTTAGTTAATGTTTGTAGAATTAAACAATGTAGCTTAAAGGAACagtacaaaaatttacagataatttgctGATAAATTCACTGttagtgtctttctttcttcagtcgataagaaaatgttttttgaagaaaacatttcagaatttggacttctatggtgagtttaaacgtccaaaatgcagttttgaaGTCGaggcgaggaagaagggtcttatctagcgaaacgattggtcattttctaaacaaattgacaatttatatactttttaacctcaaatgctcatcttgtctagctctgcgtgaactctgtgcgttccggttcaagacagtaagGGTATGTCAAGAAACTCCCATCTCAGTTTCTCCTCCAACTGCAAAATCagcctacatcgctgcaaaagtaccgacgcagtgtttacaaagtgaacatgcaaagaagatcaaatgctctttacaaaaaaaggtgaaacagcgatgtaggacgattttgaagttggagggaaaaatgagatgggagtttttcgacattccctaactgttttgaaaggaatacacagagtacaaagatgagcatttgaggttttcttttaaaataaccgatcgtttcgatagataagacccttcttccttggttgggatcatttagagcaggggtccccaaacttttttctgagcgggccacataattttcttttctttaatggggggccgggtcggtttataaaagaaaatccCATGCgctggactgactactattattatttttttattatgattttacctgtatttattataccttttaatgctagaatagtttactatttttttatgcaccagacagacaaatgatcatttcttttcaaaagatatacaggtgcttctcattaaattagaatgtcatggaaaagttaatttatttcagtaattcaactcaaattgtaaaacttgtctattaaatacatttaatgcacacagagtgaagtagtttaagtctttggttcttttaattgtgatgatttggctcacatttaacaaaaacccaccaattcgctatctcaacaaattaaaatatggTGAATTTgccaatcaactcaaaacaactgcaaaggtttcctgagccgtcaaaatggtctctcagtctggtTCACTATGCAAAACAATtgtggggaagactgctgatctttCAGTTGTCCataagacaatcattgacacccttcacaaggagggtaagccacaagctggctgttcacagagtgctgtaatTTTaggttgaaagccaacctttattatcaaataccgacatgatataagtaaaacatatttaaaattacattttcaaaatatatctctggcattgttcagagggccgtccaaatgtgggggcgggccgcattcggcccccggcCTTAGTTGGGGACCCCtgatttagagccttttgaaactgcattttggaagttcaaactcaccatacaagtccactatatggagagaaatcctgaaatgttttcctcaaaaaacaatttctttacgactgaagaaagaaagatatgaacatcttggatgacaagagggcgagtacattatctgtacatttttgttctggaagtgaactcctttaagaGATTTTAGAGGGACATCAGCAGGTCATATTCAAACATTTTGATTAAACAAATCCATAAAGTGTCCACCGAATGTACTTATTTAGGTCTCAACATCATTGTCAGTCATGTTTTGTAACGATCCAGTTATCTCCAGTTATTATTCTTTGCTTACAGAGGCTCTTTTCATGTGTGATGTTTAATTGAGCTCAGGCTATACATTGGAGCTGCATTGGCGTGTATAATCCGTCTCAGATGTTTGGTTTTCTGTAGGCTCTTTAACTCTTATCATAACTCAGAAGAGGCCCGGTTAGTCACTTCTGCAAAACAAACACAGTTATCAATACCAGCTGCAAGCTCgaagtgaaagtaaaaataactgtGTTTAAAAGTCCCTTGCATGACAGTGATGACTGTCACCATGTTGATAACTTTTAAAGAAATTCCCATAGTTGAAGTTTACAGTTTGTTGCATCATTAAATATACAGGTTCAGTTACTAACACTGTCAACAACAgataaacatttataaaatattcctGACTATTTGTTGAACATTACTGTCTTTTCATGTGATATTTGCAACCTTTTAAAAGTTATGGGTCGGTTACAGGGTAATTATAGGGaagtaacataaaatataaaaactagtTGCTAAGGCaacatttaatttagtttgaaactaaaataactataaattaaaaaataaataaaactaaaagtgaaataaaaacattttgaaaaataaaaactatataatataatagtatttCAGTGAcaccaaagctgaatttatttttgcaagtaaaaaaaataaaccttAAGCTAAAATTAAGAAAGAAAATAGAAATAGTAAAAATCTAACAGTATTTTAGTGACACGAATGCTGCATTTACTTTGGTTtacaactaaaataacaaaacaaatccctaaaactaaaataacctaaaacttaaaatttaactaaaattaaaataaaaccaatGGAAAAAAATCAAACCATAATACCAAACCAAAGCTTCATTtattgttcatt
The genomic region above belongs to Garra rufa chromosome 19, GarRuf1.0, whole genome shotgun sequence and contains:
- the ccni gene encoding cyclin-I; the encoded protein is MKFTLPLESRKLSSLLEKAVSREAKLWKVYVPKKPTNLDTDISPEKRDEAVRWLRDVHSQLKLYPETLCLAIGILDRFLSAIKARPKYLRCIAISCFFLAAKTSEEDERIPSLRALASSSKCGCSPSEILRMERIVLDKLNWDLHSATALDFLYIFHAMVLSCKSGRLNMALSGLNPSQHVALLTQQLFHCLAHNALLQVRGSLLSLGLITLELEKLCPDWLALTVDLLHRLQIDSSQLISCRELVARCLSTHLASLPPNTVYICHPLPEPRDRGVLPVWHFSPAPTAPSDPQTTHTRSCKSSAKRKVEHMEVDEYFDGIKRLYNEESPQEGAPTYTAETPGGGQGLAAIQQNAGSSPCPPLQPVRET
- the ccng2 gene encoding cyclin-G2 is translated as MEAFKLMKELKSNLDQEVHYLPKETGLSLIESTQENGTGVSAKCRDTRVEDLWSLTSFFGYSTQTFVLAVNLLDRFIAMMKVQPKYLACISIGCLHIAARVTEDECNVSSSHELIRISQCKFTVSDLSRMEKIISEKLNFQLKAVTALTFLHLYHAIALSHTSNRKAVLNLDKLEAQLKACLCRIVFSKAKPSVLALSLLMLEIEALQSADLLEIAQRIQTHLKISKADLARWRGLVGQCMREYSSPQCAKPDHKKLVWIVSRRTAQNLHSSYRSVPELPTIPEGGWDESESEDSSEDLSSGEESLSSSLGSDAEGPYFPPSFRSRRL